A genomic segment from Synchiropus splendidus isolate RoL2022-P1 chromosome 18, RoL_Sspl_1.0, whole genome shotgun sequence encodes:
- the LOC128749554 gene encoding actin-associated protein FAM107A-like encodes MSSAALHYGLRGLALSSRTELQQVLERRRRVQSDREEEEETRTPLEDELIRRQQKLLEKEKQDEERVQEDVHLMEFVRVRQNLRKIHSVIQNRAANGPSGPDQR; translated from the exons ATGAGCTCCGCCGCTCTCCACTATGGGCTCAGAGGTCTGGCGCTCAGCAGCAGAACAGAACTTCAGCAggtgctggagaggaggaggcgggTGCAGAGTGatcgagaggaggaggaagagacccGGACCCCTCTGGAGGACGAGCTCATCCGACGGCAGCAGAAACTCCTGGAG AAGGAGAAGCAGGATGAAGAACGGGTCCAAGAGGACGTCCACCTGATGGAGTTCGTGAGAGTGCGACAGAACTTGAGAAAGATCCACTCAGTGATCCAGAACAGAGCGGCCAACGGCCCGAGCGGGCCGGACCAGCGGTAA
- the LOC128749553 gene encoding troponin C, slow skeletal and cardiac muscles-like, which translates to MDDVYKAAVENLTEEQKNEFKAAFDIFIQDAEDGCISTKELGKVMRMLGQNPTPEELQEMIDEVDEDGSGTVDFDEFLVMMVRCMKEESKGKSEEELAELFRMFDKNGDGYIDLEELKAMLESTGESITEDDIEELMKDGDKNNDGKIDYDEFLEFMKGVE; encoded by the exons ATGGATGATGTTTATAAAGCCGCG GTGGAGAACCTGACTGAGGAGCAGAAAAATG AGTTCAAGGCTGCGTTCGACATCTTCATCCAGGATGCGGAGGACGGCTGCATCAGCACCAAGGAGCTGGGGAAGGTGATGAGGATGCTGGGTCAGAACCCCACGcctgaggagctgcaggagatgaTCGACGAAGTGGATGAAGATG GCAGCGGCACGGTGGACTTCGATGAGTTCCTGGTGATGATGGTGCGCTGCATGAAGGAGGAGAGCAAAGGGAAGTCAGAGGAGGAACTGGCGGAACTATTCCGAATGTTTGACAA GAATGGGGACGGCTACATTGATCTTGAGGAGCTGAAGGCCATGCTGGAGTCCACCGGCGAGTCCATCACTGAGGACGACATCGAGGAGCTGATGAAGGACGGAGACAAGAACAACGACGGGAAGATCGACTATGACG AGTTCTTGGAGTTCATGAAAGGTGTTGAGTAA
- the dedd gene encoding death effector domain-containing protein — protein sequence MTSQQPQLPNAAIPPQIGHNSSANQAQPHIQAGHPDSNVSGAATLDNRLGSGRPGCSSAVTSRVEGVSRTMSCPTSKRERDFEPWPEDAVDSSHGLYSLHRMFDIVGAQLTHRDVRVLSFLFVDVIDEYERGAIRSGRDFLLALERQGRCDETNFRHVLQLLRIITRHDLLPYVTFRKRQAVCPDPVDKYLEETSVRYISPRGESQSRDTVPHRRTSPQSVICCSPAGHHVGPSRTKPAPHVSNRRRKRSHSSADCREKQTCDIRLRVRAEYCQHESALQGNVFSNKQEAVERQFERFNQANTILKSRDLGSIICDIKFSELTYLDAFWRDYINGSLLEALKGVFITDSLKQAVGHEAIKLLVNVDEEDYQAGRRRLLRNLVNSGGTSGSNKDCVS from the exons atgacctctcagcagcctcagcTTCCCAACGCTGCTATTCCTCCCCAGATTGGCCACAACTCATCTGCTAACCAGGCACAGCCCCACATTCAGGCTGGACACCCTGACTCCAATGTGAGTGGTGCGGCCACTTTGGACAATAGACTGGGGAGTGGCAGGCCGGGATGCTCTAGTGCTGTGACATCCCGAGTCGAAGGGGTCAGCAGAACCATGTCCTGTCCTACCTCCAAAAGAGAGAGGGACTTTGAGCCCTGGCCTGAGGACGCTGTGGACTCCTCCCATGGCTTGTACTCACTTCACCGCATGTTTGACATCGTCGGGGCTCAACTCACACACCGGGATGTTCGAGTCCTCTCCTTTCTGTTCGTGGATGTGATTGATGAGTACGAGCGTGGCGCCATCCGAAGTGGAAGGGATTTCTTGCTAGCACTTGAACGCCAGGGTCGATGTGATGAGACCAACTTTCGGCACGTGCTGCAGCTTTTGAGAATCATCACTCGCCATGACCTTCTGCCTTACGTCACCTTCAGGAAACGACAAGCTG TGTGCCCGGACCCTGTGGACAAGTATCTGGAGGAGACGTCTGTTCGCTACATATCCCCGAGAGGCGAGTCCCAGAGCAGAGACACTGTCCCTCACAGACGCacga GTCCACAGTCCGTCATCTGCTGCTCCCCAGCAGGACACCACGTCGGCCCGTCCAGAACAAAACCGGCTCCCCATGTATCCAACCGCAGACGCAAGAGAAGCCACTCCTCAGCTGACTGCAGAGAGAAACAGACGTgtg ATATTCGCCTCCGGGTGCGTGCTGAGTACTGCCAGCATGAATCAGCACTGCAAGGCAACGTCTTCTCTAACAAGCAGGAAGCAGTGGAGCGACAGTTTGAGCGCTTCAACCAGGCCAACACCATCCTGAAATCACGGGACCTGGGCTCCATCATCTGTGACATCAAATTCTCTGAGCTTACCTATCTGGACGCTTTCTGGAGAGACTACATCAATGGGTCCCTGCTAGAGGCCCTCAAGGGGGTTTTCATCACGGATTCCCTAAAGCAGGCGGTGGGCCACGAGGCCATCAAGCTCCTGGTCAATGTAGACGAAGAGGACTATCAGGCAGGACGCCGCAGACTGCTCCGGAATTTGGTCAATAGCGGAGGAACATCGGGAAGCAACAAAGACTGTGTATCGTAA
- the icmt gene encoding protein-S-isoprenylcysteine O-methyltransferase: MAGSKLVLEGRVSVQSFILGLSVVVVPIIRTCFGHLDWVFDYLTETPGKIVICLQVAVINGLLLLVYRGPVYKVAVRACFLGVTFGCGLIISCSDTTWTHFGWYMCSLSFFHYSEYLVTAIINPRSLSLDSFLLNHSVEYTLAAISSWLEFTVEKLTVPELKQLSWLSFVGLFMVLCGEGLRKAAMLTAGSNFNHIVQNEKAQSHVLVTDGVYAFFRHPSYVGWFYWSIGTQVMLCNPLCILAYTIASWRFFRERIEEEELSLIHFFAEDYVEYKKRVPTGLPFISGIRVN, translated from the exons AGTAAGTTGGTGCTGGAGGGAAGAGTCAGTGTCCAGAGCTTCATATTAGGGCTTAGCGTCGTCGTGGTTCCAATAATACGAACCTGCTTTGGACACCTGGACTGGGTCTTCGATTATCTAACGGAAACTCCCGGAAAAATCGTGATTTGTTTGCAGGTCGCGGTGATAAACGGCCTGTTATTGCTGGTCTACAGAGGTCCAGTCTACAAG GTCGCAGTGCGAGCCTGCTTCCTTGGAGTCACATTCGGCTGCGGGTTGATCATCAGCTGCTCTGACACCACATGGACGCATTTCGGCTG GTACATGTGCTCGCTGTCCTTCTTCCACTACTCTGAGTACCTGGTGACGGCCATCATCAACCCTCGCAGCCTGTCTCTGGACTCCTTCCTGCTCAATCACAGTGTGGAGTACACGCTGGCTGCCATCTCCTCCTGGCTGGAGTTCACAGTGGAGAAGCTCACCGTCCCAG AGCTGAAACAGCTGAGCTGGCTCAGCTTCGTGGGCTTGTTCATGGTGCTGTGCGGCGAGGGTCTACGCAAGGCGGCCATGTTGACAGCTGGCTCAAACTTCAACCACATCGTCCAGAATGAGAAGGCCCAGAGCCACGTGCTGGTCACAGACGGCGTCTACGCCTTCTTTAGACACCCTTCCTACGTGGGCTGGTTCTACTGGAGCATAGGAACCCAG GTGATGCTGTGTAACCCCCTCTGCATTCTGGCCTACACGATAGCCAGCTGGAGGTTCTTCCGAGAGCGCATCGAAGAGGAGGAGCTCTCCCTCATCCATTTCTTTGCCGAGGACTACGTGGAATACAAAAAGAGAGTACCGACCGGACTTCCTTTCATCTCAGGAATCCGGGTCAACTGA
- the si:ch211-229n2.7 gene encoding phospholipase A and acyltransferase 2 translates to MNFQEQLEQILAEGRFGDLIEFSYPIGYSHWGVYVGDGEVIHFAIADEGQLMANVRNTLQTVFPLCGDLLLGETKIRKVPIGEVNVPKGAHILISNNRHAFKASTEEEMRERCDALECESLRYNLFFLNCEHFATFVRYGKAVCNQVPGRSKNEEYEPATEKFQDIVNSKRISGDLFN, encoded by the exons ATGAATTTTCAGGAGCAG CTGGAGCAGATCCTGGCTGAGGGCAGGTTTGGAGACCTGATAGAATTCTCCTACCCCATTGGATATTCCCACTGGGGGGTGTACGTCGGCGACGGGGAAGTCATCCACTTTGCCATCGCAG ATGAGGGCCAACTGATGGCGAACGTGCGCAACACCCTGCAGACTGTCTTCCCTTTATGTGGGGACCTTCTTCTCGGAGAAACCAAGATTCGGAAAGTGCCGATTGGTGAAGTGAACGTCCCCAAAGGTGCTCACATCTTGATCAGCAACAACCGACACGCCTTCAAGGCCTCCACGGAGGAAGAGATGAGAGAACGCTGCGACGCACTGGAGTGTGAGTCTCTGCGTTATAATCTCTTCTTCCTCAACTGCGAGCACTTTGCTACATTTGTGCGCTATGGAAAAGCCGTGTGCAATCAG GTTCCTGGGAGAAGCAAGAATGAAGAGTATGAGCCAGCAACTGAAAAGTTCCAGGACATTGTCAACTCGAAAAGAATATCCGGAGATCTTTTCAACTGA